The Acidicapsa acidisoli genome window below encodes:
- a CDS encoding DUF362 domain-containing protein, whose product MNRREMLATTGAATLGALCMPELMKADAPASRVAIVRCRDYAQYGQQLSQAFDQIGGIEKLVRGKTVALKLNLTGNPKNFPLTPDLPYRTDPQSVAATVHLFAKAGARRVRMIESFFPAEQDLSLWARYGLDVNAINNMGVPVVWENVQNLGNYKQYVRMKVPWGGYAYPAYHLNPAFYQCDVYASMAKLKNHWIAGVTMTMKNNFGNTPCSLYGGDCGSSGNEKPTQERGPVLHSGTTPAPAGVDVELHPDSPRDPGYRVPRILVDQNGIRPIDLAIVDGVETVRGGEGPWLQGLEKMTPGVIIAGRNAVCVDAVGMAVMGYDPYAERGTSPFIRGDNSLRLAEEAGIGTRDLKRIEVVGLSIKDARINFGPGAVGKKLSELNS is encoded by the coding sequence ATGAACAGACGAGAGATGCTGGCCACCACAGGTGCTGCGACGCTTGGGGCACTTTGCATGCCGGAGCTGATGAAGGCCGACGCTCCGGCGAGTCGGGTTGCGATCGTACGTTGTCGCGATTACGCGCAGTATGGACAGCAACTCTCGCAAGCGTTCGATCAGATCGGCGGGATCGAGAAGTTGGTGCGTGGAAAGACCGTTGCGCTAAAGCTGAATCTCACGGGGAATCCGAAGAACTTCCCGCTGACACCCGATCTTCCTTATCGGACGGATCCGCAGTCGGTGGCGGCGACCGTGCATCTGTTTGCCAAGGCAGGTGCGCGGCGCGTTCGCATGATTGAAAGCTTCTTCCCCGCCGAGCAGGATCTCTCGTTATGGGCACGCTACGGCCTGGACGTAAATGCGATTAACAACATGGGTGTGCCGGTGGTTTGGGAAAACGTACAGAACCTTGGCAACTACAAGCAATATGTGCGCATGAAGGTGCCGTGGGGCGGCTACGCCTATCCGGCATACCATCTGAACCCGGCATTCTATCAGTGCGACGTATACGCTTCGATGGCGAAGCTGAAGAACCATTGGATTGCAGGCGTGACCATGACGATGAAGAACAACTTCGGCAACACGCCCTGCTCGCTCTATGGCGGGGACTGCGGATCTAGCGGGAATGAGAAACCGACGCAAGAGCGCGGACCTGTGCTGCACAGCGGAACGACGCCTGCGCCCGCGGGAGTCGATGTCGAGCTGCATCCTGATTCTCCGCGCGATCCGGGCTATCGGGTTCCGCGCATTCTGGTCGATCAGAACGGCATCCGGCCAATTGATCTCGCTATCGTGGATGGTGTCGAGACGGTGCGGGGCGGGGAAGGTCCGTGGCTTCAGGGCCTCGAAAAGATGACGCCGGGCGTGATCATCGCTGGCCGTAACGCTGTCTGCGTGGACGCTGTCGGGATGGCAGTGATGGGCTACGATCCATATGCGGAGCGCGGCACTTCTCCGTTCATCCGAGGCGATAACTCCCTGCGTCTCGCAGAGGAAGCCGGGATCGGAACACGAGATCTGAAGCGTATCGAAGTCGTCGGGCTTTCCATTAAGGACGCTCGTATCAATTTCGGGCCAGGTGCAGTTGGTAAGAAGCTGAGCGAATTGAACTCATAA
- a CDS encoding TetR family transcriptional regulator has translation MDAGAEQFDSGISGGNSGIGKRKRNAFRDPSDGPTQERAIHTRHELLHAARRIFARDGFEGARLQDIAESAGKTRGALYAHFKDKEDLFFALIAQDLAQDDAAFQKKLRPDSTHEERIAVVTEHLEALVRDRQRALLYVEFKLYAARHSQHKRQRLVELHAAVCGQCAERKMQLVPEFATADGAERRQLIASFGALLDGLALNLYFDPVGLTNEEVHRRIEQAVRERIKARLEL, from the coding sequence ATGGATGCGGGCGCAGAACAATTTGATTCAGGAATCAGCGGGGGAAATTCAGGAATCGGGAAGAGAAAGCGAAATGCCTTCAGAGATCCTTCCGATGGCCCGACGCAGGAGCGCGCCATTCACACGCGTCACGAGCTGTTGCATGCGGCTCGCCGCATCTTCGCCCGTGACGGTTTCGAGGGAGCCAGGCTTCAGGATATTGCCGAATCTGCGGGCAAAACAAGAGGAGCTCTCTATGCCCACTTTAAGGATAAAGAAGATCTCTTCTTTGCGTTGATCGCACAGGATCTGGCCCAGGACGATGCGGCCTTCCAAAAGAAGCTGCGGCCTGATTCCACGCACGAAGAGCGGATCGCGGTTGTCACCGAACACCTCGAAGCCCTCGTCCGCGACAGGCAGCGCGCTTTGCTCTATGTCGAATTCAAGCTGTATGCAGCGCGGCATTCACAGCACAAGCGGCAAAGATTGGTGGAACTCCATGCCGCGGTGTGCGGTCAGTGCGCGGAGCGCAAGATGCAATTAGTCCCGGAATTCGCGACTGCGGATGGAGCAGAACGCCGTCAACTCATTGCTTCCTTTGGAGCATTGCTTGACGGACTTGCTCTCAATCTCTACTTCGATCCTGTTGGCCTGACCAATGAAGAGGTTCATCGCAGGATCGAACAAGCGGTTCGCGAGCGTATCAAAGCAAGACTGGAGTTATAG
- a CDS encoding efflux RND transporter periplasmic adaptor subunit, with the protein MAFQVRRNRGSGNTYARGIQMTGGIALPFALVLFLAGCEKKQAPPAMGPLPVSVVTVHASDVPLRNEWVGTMDGYVNAQIQPQVSGYLIKQDYREGSVVNKGQVLFEIDPRPFQAVLDQAEGQVGQAEGALGQAQAQLGLADINVKRDTPLAEQHAIAQSQLDNDKQTEAQMTANVRAAEAQIASAKAAVETAKLNLGFTEVRSLISGVAGQATTQVGNLVNPQSVLTSVSQMDPIKVYFSISDSEYLSLSNLQDQKKSGLLSSAPNLPLTLRLANGDKYPKQGHIVFVDRQLNAQTGAIRIAAAFPNPGNILRPGQFGRVSAETRLQHNVILVPQAAVQELQGTQQAFIVGPDNKVKIVNLTLGPQYGSDWVVEGGLPAGSQVVVDNLQKLREGVPVSPHPAQTAPAPAMNDAAGR; encoded by the coding sequence ATGGCTTTCCAGGTGAGACGCAATCGCGGATCAGGAAACACCTACGCCCGCGGCATTCAGATGACCGGGGGCATCGCGCTCCCCTTTGCGCTGGTCCTCTTTTTGGCCGGATGCGAAAAGAAGCAGGCACCACCGGCTATGGGACCGTTGCCGGTTTCTGTTGTCACTGTCCACGCAAGCGATGTTCCCCTCCGCAACGAATGGGTGGGCACCATGGACGGCTATGTGAATGCCCAGATTCAGCCCCAGGTGAGCGGCTACCTGATCAAGCAGGATTACCGCGAAGGCTCGGTCGTGAACAAGGGGCAGGTTCTGTTCGAGATCGACCCGCGTCCGTTTCAGGCAGTTTTGGACCAGGCCGAGGGTCAGGTAGGCCAGGCAGAGGGCGCTTTGGGCCAGGCGCAGGCCCAACTGGGACTCGCCGATATCAACGTGAAGCGAGACACTCCGTTGGCAGAACAGCACGCCATCGCGCAGAGCCAGCTCGACAACGATAAGCAGACCGAAGCACAAATGACCGCAAACGTCCGCGCGGCGGAGGCGCAGATCGCCAGTGCGAAAGCCGCGGTAGAAACCGCGAAACTCAACCTCGGTTTTACCGAGGTTCGTTCGCTGATCTCCGGTGTCGCGGGACAGGCGACCACTCAGGTTGGCAATCTGGTGAACCCGCAGTCGGTTCTGACTTCGGTCTCGCAAATGGACCCGATCAAGGTGTACTTCTCCATCAGTGACAGCGAGTATCTTTCGCTTTCCAACCTGCAGGACCAGAAGAAGAGCGGCCTGCTGAGCAGCGCCCCAAACCTGCCGCTGACACTCAGGTTGGCGAACGGCGACAAATATCCGAAACAAGGCCACATCGTCTTCGTCGATCGCCAGTTAAATGCGCAGACGGGCGCCATCCGCATTGCGGCAGCGTTCCCCAACCCGGGCAATATTCTTCGTCCGGGGCAGTTCGGCCGCGTCTCGGCTGAAACGCGGTTGCAACACAATGTCATCCTCGTGCCGCAAGCTGCGGTCCAAGAGTTGCAGGGCACGCAGCAGGCCTTTATTGTCGGCCCTGACAACAAGGTCAAAATCGTCAACCTCACTCTCGGTCCGCAATATGGCAGCGACTGGGTGGTCGAAGGCGGTCTGCCTGCCGGTTCGCAGGTGGTCGTCGACAACCTGCAAAAACTGCGGGAAGGTGTGCCTGTTTCTCCGCATCCTGCGCAGACTGCACCAGCACCCGCGATGAACGATGCGGCCGGGAGGTAA
- a CDS encoding efflux RND transporter permease subunit — MSKFFIRRPIVAIVIAILTTIIGLVSMLTLPTAQYPDIAPPEIQVQANYAGADAKTLLQSVSTPLEQQITGVDNMLYMYSVNANNGQSQIFVDFDVKTNPDTDQILTQLRVSQAQSQLPAQATVGGITVQKSLTSPLMIVALSSPNNTFDATFLTNYAIIKLQDEITRVPGVARVQVFGGQYALRVWVQPDKLAKLGVTAPEIIAALQTQNNVNPAGQVGGDPAPKGQQFTYTVRTEGRLVTPEEFGKIVVRANADGSVVHLSDVARVEMGQQYYTLNGRYNKAPAGVFGVYQLPGSNAVEVAKLVNQRMAELSKSFPAGLTYDVPLDTTKAVTAGLHEIVLTLVEALVLVVIVVFVFLQGWRATLIPLMAVPVSLIGTFIIFPLLGFSINTLSLFGLVLAIGLVVDDAIIVVEAVEHHIDEGMSPTDATIKAMEEVGGPVVAIALILAAVFIPTAAIPGITGRLYQQFAITIAISVLISAFNALTLSPALASLLLKPKDKEKKKGLLGRFFEFFNNFFGRATDNFVSTSRVMVHKAGFSMLVLAAVGVVSVLLGAHLPTGFIPTEDQGYAFVALQLPDASSLQRTDEAALKVSDALMKTPGVHSVIQVNGFSLLTQTQSTNTAFFFVSFKDWDVRKSKEEQFLAIQQNLAKQLAMNPDGIAFSFPPPSIPGVGTSGGVTFILEDRSGNDDPMYLTKNLGTFMGALKNHHEIAAAVPAYLPAVPQIYAAVDKEKVVQQQVQLSDVYATMQTFMGGYLANYFNRFGRQWQTYVEAESDTRSKIENINQFYVRSANGGQVPLATLINIKKINGPEFILRFNEYNAVQMTIVGAPGYSSGQVMKALEDTFHQTMPSDMGFDYSGMSFQENKAAHGLPPWVVFGLSILFVFLILAAQYESWTLPFSVLLSTPVAILGAYTALNIRALENDVFATIGLIMLIGLSAKNAILIVEFAKTNYEKGESIAQAALDAARLRLRPIIMTALAFIVGCLPLWFASGAGGVSRRILGTVVVGGMLLSTVLGILFVPVTFSFVEYLSHRYTKGGKGTTMDSKPDVDPVELGKRAGIGQPPAKGDHA, encoded by the coding sequence ATGTCGAAGTTCTTTATTCGCAGGCCGATCGTGGCCATTGTCATTGCCATCCTCACTACGATTATTGGCCTGGTGTCGATGCTGACTCTGCCGACGGCGCAGTATCCGGACATCGCGCCGCCGGAAATCCAGGTACAGGCCAACTATGCAGGCGCCGACGCCAAGACGCTGTTGCAATCCGTGTCTACGCCGCTGGAACAGCAGATCACCGGCGTCGACAACATGCTGTACATGTATTCGGTCAATGCCAATAACGGACAGTCGCAAATCTTTGTCGACTTCGACGTGAAGACAAACCCGGATACCGACCAGATTCTGACACAGCTGCGCGTATCTCAGGCGCAGTCGCAGTTGCCTGCGCAGGCGACCGTGGGCGGCATCACCGTGCAGAAGTCGCTTACCTCGCCGCTGATGATCGTAGCGCTCTCGTCGCCAAACAACACGTTCGACGCGACGTTCCTTACGAACTACGCCATTATCAAGCTGCAGGATGAAATCACCCGAGTTCCCGGTGTTGCTCGCGTCCAGGTGTTCGGCGGCCAGTATGCTCTACGCGTATGGGTGCAGCCAGACAAGCTGGCAAAGCTTGGTGTAACAGCGCCTGAAATCATTGCAGCCCTGCAGACGCAGAACAATGTGAATCCGGCCGGTCAGGTCGGAGGCGATCCCGCTCCGAAGGGTCAGCAGTTCACCTATACCGTCCGTACCGAGGGCCGGCTCGTCACTCCGGAAGAGTTCGGGAAGATCGTTGTGCGCGCGAACGCTGATGGTTCGGTGGTCCATCTAAGTGACGTCGCCCGCGTCGAGATGGGCCAGCAGTACTATACGCTGAATGGACGCTATAATAAGGCGCCAGCCGGCGTCTTCGGCGTCTATCAGCTCCCAGGCTCCAATGCAGTGGAAGTAGCCAAACTGGTGAACCAGCGGATGGCCGAGCTTTCCAAAAGCTTCCCCGCTGGACTGACGTACGACGTCCCGCTCGACACAACCAAGGCTGTGACCGCAGGTCTGCATGAAATTGTGCTAACCCTGGTGGAAGCTCTGGTCCTGGTGGTGATCGTGGTCTTCGTCTTCCTGCAAGGCTGGCGTGCGACGCTGATTCCTCTGATGGCCGTGCCGGTCTCCCTGATCGGCACGTTCATCATCTTCCCTTTGCTGGGATTCTCCATCAACACGCTATCGCTCTTCGGGCTTGTGCTGGCGATCGGACTGGTGGTCGATGACGCCATCATCGTGGTCGAAGCGGTAGAGCACCACATTGATGAAGGCATGAGCCCCACGGACGCGACCATCAAAGCCATGGAGGAAGTAGGCGGGCCGGTCGTGGCCATCGCGCTCATCCTTGCTGCCGTGTTCATTCCCACAGCGGCCATCCCCGGCATTACTGGCCGTCTCTATCAGCAGTTTGCCATCACGATCGCGATCTCCGTTCTCATCTCGGCCTTCAATGCGCTAACGCTCAGCCCCGCGCTGGCGTCCCTGCTGCTGAAACCGAAAGATAAGGAAAAGAAAAAGGGACTGCTCGGGCGCTTTTTCGAGTTTTTCAACAACTTCTTTGGCCGCGCAACGGACAATTTTGTATCCACATCGAGAGTTATGGTGCACAAGGCCGGGTTCTCCATGCTCGTCCTGGCCGCCGTGGGTGTCGTTTCGGTGTTGTTGGGCGCACACCTGCCAACGGGCTTCATTCCAACAGAAGATCAGGGATATGCCTTCGTCGCGCTGCAGCTTCCGGACGCTTCTTCTCTGCAGCGCACCGATGAGGCGGCACTGAAGGTGTCCGATGCGCTGATGAAAACGCCAGGCGTCCACAGCGTCATCCAGGTCAACGGCTTCAGCCTGCTTACGCAGACCCAGAGCACCAATACAGCCTTCTTCTTCGTATCCTTCAAGGACTGGGATGTTCGAAAGTCGAAGGAGGAGCAGTTCCTCGCCATCCAGCAGAATCTTGCAAAGCAACTGGCAATGAATCCGGATGGCATCGCCTTCAGCTTCCCGCCACCTTCGATTCCCGGCGTCGGCACTTCGGGGGGCGTTACCTTCATCCTTGAAGACCGCTCGGGCAACGACGATCCGATGTATCTGACCAAGAACCTCGGTACGTTCATGGGCGCCCTGAAAAATCATCATGAGATCGCGGCCGCTGTTCCAGCCTACCTGCCCGCCGTGCCGCAGATTTATGCGGCGGTGGACAAAGAAAAGGTTGTGCAGCAGCAGGTTCAGCTCTCGGATGTTTATGCGACGATGCAGACATTCATGGGCGGATACCTTGCAAACTACTTCAACCGGTTTGGCCGGCAATGGCAAACATACGTGGAAGCTGAGTCCGACACACGAAGTAAGATCGAAAACATCAATCAGTTCTATGTGCGAAGCGCCAATGGAGGACAGGTGCCTCTGGCAACGCTCATCAACATCAAAAAGATCAATGGACCGGAATTCATTCTTCGATTCAACGAATACAACGCAGTGCAGATGACCATCGTCGGCGCCCCCGGGTACAGTTCCGGGCAGGTCATGAAGGCTTTGGAAGACACCTTCCATCAGACCATGCCGTCTGACATGGGCTTCGATTATTCAGGCATGTCCTTCCAGGAAAACAAGGCCGCGCACGGACTTCCTCCATGGGTCGTCTTCGGGCTCTCGATTCTGTTCGTTTTCCTGATTTTGGCTGCTCAATATGAAAGCTGGACTCTTCCATTCAGCGTTCTTCTCAGCACGCCGGTGGCGATTCTGGGCGCCTATACGGCGTTGAATATCCGTGCGCTGGAGAACGATGTCTTTGCAACCATCGGACTGATCATGCTGATCGGTCTGTCGGCGAAGAACGCGATCCTCATCGTCGAGTTCGCCAAGACGAACTACGAGAAGGGGGAAAGCATTGCCCAGGCCGCGCTGGACGCAGCCCGGCTTCGTCTCCGGCCCATCATCATGACAGCACTGGCATTTATCGTCGGATGCCTTCCACTATGGTTTGCATCCGGCGCCGGAGGCGTGTCGCGCCGCATCCTGGGCACGGTGGTCGTGGGCGGCATGCTGCTCTCGACAGTGCTCGGTATTCTCTTCGTTCCCGTAACGTTTTCGTTCGTCGAGTATCTCTCCCATCGCTACACCAAAGGGGGAAAAGGAACGACGATGGATTCCAAACCCGACGTCGATCCAGTCGAGCTCGGCAAGCGGGCTGGTATCGGCCAGCCACCGGCCAAGGGAGATCACGCATGA
- a CDS encoding efflux transporter outer membrane subunit has protein sequence MNTSMKSATAFLAGITALLLAGCNVGPKYQRPAVTAPPAFRGPDETAVSSDAKDSLGDEQWSAVFREPELQDLIRQALANNYDLRVAAERVLEAQSQIRITRAAGLPTLTVGGTGIGADLPSSLGSTLGGNNPLSFGSFNLSAAWTPDFWGLYRKQTEAARDQMLAQAWAQRAVRMTLVGQVATSYFTLRSLDQQLEVAKQTLKARQDSLDLTKRLEHGGSAPLSDVRQAEQLLYTASAEIPQLQEQIQQQENAMSLLLGKPPGPVAHTDPSALSPVPQDLPVGIPSQLLERRPDIQQTEAQLKAANAQVGVAKAQFFPQLSISASAGVGGDSLSNIFDPAGKTIYGLGTLTQPIFEGGKLRGQYELSKQQKEELVLTYQKTILTAFRDVSNSLIAVNKQHATRAEQQKLVEAAQDATRLARIRYEGGSTAYLEVLTTDTNLFNAQLNLINAEQSEALSLVQLYQALGGGWQQ, from the coding sequence ATGAATACCTCGATGAAAAGCGCAACTGCGTTCCTGGCTGGCATCACGGCTTTACTTCTGGCAGGTTGCAACGTTGGCCCAAAATACCAGCGGCCTGCGGTCACAGCTCCTCCTGCGTTTCGCGGTCCGGATGAGACCGCTGTTTCGAGCGATGCTAAGGATTCGCTCGGAGATGAGCAATGGAGCGCGGTATTTCGCGAGCCGGAGTTGCAGGATCTGATCCGTCAGGCGCTAGCGAACAACTATGACCTGCGTGTAGCTGCCGAGCGCGTACTCGAAGCCCAGTCGCAGATTCGTATTACGCGGGCAGCCGGCCTGCCTACGCTCACTGTCGGCGGGACGGGTATAGGCGCAGATCTCCCAAGTTCTCTTGGAAGTACTCTGGGAGGGAACAATCCCCTGTCGTTCGGCAGCTTCAATTTGTCGGCCGCGTGGACGCCGGATTTCTGGGGTTTGTATCGCAAGCAGACGGAAGCTGCGCGGGATCAGATGCTCGCGCAAGCGTGGGCGCAGCGCGCCGTGCGCATGACTCTGGTTGGGCAGGTTGCGACATCGTACTTCACGCTGCGGTCTCTGGATCAGCAACTCGAGGTTGCCAAGCAGACCCTCAAAGCCCGCCAGGACTCCTTGGATCTGACAAAGAGGCTAGAACACGGTGGTTCCGCGCCGCTTTCCGACGTGCGCCAGGCAGAGCAGTTGCTCTACACGGCCAGCGCAGAGATTCCTCAGCTGCAGGAGCAGATTCAGCAGCAGGAGAATGCGATGAGCCTTCTGCTGGGGAAGCCACCCGGGCCAGTCGCGCACACCGATCCATCGGCGCTCTCGCCTGTGCCGCAGGATCTTCCGGTTGGCATTCCCTCGCAGCTTCTGGAGCGCCGTCCTGACATCCAACAGACCGAAGCGCAGCTCAAAGCAGCCAATGCACAGGTAGGTGTAGCCAAGGCGCAATTCTTCCCGCAGCTCTCGATCAGCGCATCGGCTGGCGTAGGTGGAGACAGCCTCTCCAACATCTTCGATCCGGCAGGCAAAACAATCTATGGCCTCGGCACTCTGACGCAGCCCATCTTTGAAGGCGGCAAGCTTCGCGGTCAATATGAGCTTTCCAAGCAGCAAAAGGAAGAGTTGGTCCTCACCTATCAGAAGACGATCCTGACTGCCTTCCGCGATGTATCGAACTCCTTGATCGCCGTAAACAAGCAACATGCCACGCGTGCCGAGCAGCAAAAGCTGGTAGAAGCCGCACAGGATGCAACGCGGCTCGCGCGCATTCGCTATGAAGGCGGCTCGACGGCCTATCTCGAAGTGCTCACGACAGACACCAATCTCTTTAACGCTCAGCTCAACCTCATCAACGCGGAACAGAGCGAGGCGCTCTCTCTCGTGCAGCTCTACCAGGCACTCGGCGGTGGTTGGCAGCAGTAA
- a CDS encoding IS630 family transposase, translating to MRKGRPLAPLSVTVEDRAQLVAWSKRPKTALAMRSRIVLLAADGLSNTVIASQLHTMQHTVGKWRRRYLESGLDGLLDEPRPGTSHKLSDRDVESVLALTLESTPADATQWSTRSMAKRAGLSRNSIHRIWQAFSLAPHRSETFKLSKDPLFIDKVRDIVGLYLAPPERALVLCVDEKSQIQALDRTAPLLPMRPGQIERRTHDYARHGTTNLFAALDTKTGALIGQTQRRHRSVEFRSFLDTIEENVPPELDIHLILDNYGTHRTQLIRDWLVKRPRFHLHFTPTSASWLNLVERWFALLTEKQLRRGVHRSTKELETAIQRFIQHHNMHPKPFIWHKTADQILDSLARFCTRTLGTGD from the coding sequence ATGCGGAAAGGTCGTCCACTCGCTCCGTTGTCTGTTACCGTTGAGGATCGCGCTCAGCTTGTCGCCTGGAGCAAGCGGCCCAAGACGGCGCTGGCCATGCGATCGCGCATCGTTCTGCTGGCTGCCGATGGACTCAGCAACACGGTCATTGCCAGCCAACTACACACCATGCAGCACACCGTGGGCAAGTGGCGGAGGCGTTATCTGGAGTCCGGTCTGGATGGACTTTTAGACGAGCCGCGCCCAGGCACCTCGCACAAGCTCAGCGACCGTGACGTGGAGAGTGTTCTGGCGCTCACCCTGGAGTCAACCCCAGCAGATGCTACGCAGTGGTCGACACGTTCCATGGCCAAGCGCGCCGGTCTCAGCCGCAACTCCATCCATCGCATCTGGCAAGCCTTTTCCCTGGCGCCGCATCGCTCCGAGACGTTCAAGTTATCCAAAGACCCGCTGTTCATCGACAAGGTGCGCGATATCGTCGGCCTGTATCTGGCTCCTCCGGAGCGCGCCCTGGTGCTGTGCGTGGACGAGAAGAGTCAGATACAAGCCCTGGATCGCACCGCGCCGCTGCTGCCCATGCGTCCCGGACAGATCGAACGCCGCACCCACGATTACGCCCGTCATGGCACCACCAACCTGTTCGCTGCCCTGGACACCAAAACCGGTGCGCTGATTGGCCAGACCCAGCGTCGGCATCGCTCGGTGGAATTCCGCAGCTTCCTCGATACGATTGAGGAAAACGTGCCGCCGGAGTTGGACATCCACCTGATCCTGGACAACTACGGCACCCACAGGACGCAACTGATTCGCGACTGGCTGGTGAAGAGGCCGCGCTTTCACCTGCACTTCACGCCCACTTCGGCCAGTTGGCTCAATCTGGTCGAACGCTGGTTCGCTTTGCTCACTGAAAAGCAGCTCCGGCGCGGCGTCCATCGCTCCACCAAAGAACTGGAAACAGCCATCCAACGCTTCATCCAGCACCACAACATGCATCCAAAACCCTTCATCTGGCATAAAACCGCAGACCAAATTCTCGACTCCCTCGCGCGATTTTGTACTCGAACTTTAGGGACAGGAGACTAG
- a CDS encoding NB-ARC domain-containing protein, giving the protein MAPQLPEPFIQRPVEFNRLKSALLSGDGDAIALTAPLRGAGGFGKTVLASALAHDEEIQDAFPDGILWVTLGQKPNLVQILADLIYKLTLEHVAFSKPNVAANRLKDLLERRHCLLVIDDAWYRGHLRHLLDGAFGTTHLITTRRSDILPSRATRILVDAMTSEEAVQLLGWQIGDVNVAQRNELIRLASEGLGEWPILLGLVNGFLRGRIRLGENLEQAIRTVRLRLDRCGLSAFDRTLETDRTAAIDSTVRASLDLLAAFDESAGFHAQRYHELAIFAEDVNIPIATIARLWRRTANSDAFETDAVLERFYELALLQLRLVNISTMTLIRQFEFKDGYI; this is encoded by the coding sequence ATGGCACCACAGCTACCAGAACCCTTTATTCAGCGACCGGTTGAGTTCAACCGTCTGAAGTCCGCCCTGTTGAGCGGTGATGGAGACGCTATTGCCTTGACGGCGCCCCTTCGCGGCGCGGGTGGCTTTGGCAAGACGGTACTCGCGAGCGCACTTGCACACGACGAAGAGATCCAGGATGCTTTTCCAGATGGCATATTATGGGTCACTCTTGGCCAGAAGCCCAATCTTGTGCAAATACTTGCAGACCTGATTTACAAATTGACACTTGAACACGTGGCATTCAGTAAACCCAATGTTGCGGCAAATAGACTCAAAGATCTTCTAGAGCGGCGACATTGTCTGCTGGTGATTGATGACGCATGGTATCGAGGCCACCTTCGTCACTTACTCGATGGAGCATTTGGGACGACCCACCTCATTACTACGCGTCGCAGTGACATACTGCCATCTCGGGCGACAAGAATTCTAGTCGATGCTATGACTTCGGAGGAGGCGGTTCAGCTGTTGGGCTGGCAGATTGGCGACGTCAACGTCGCACAGCGGAACGAGTTAATCAGACTAGCAAGCGAAGGACTCGGTGAGTGGCCCATTCTATTGGGCCTCGTTAACGGGTTTCTGCGCGGGCGGATACGACTCGGTGAGAACCTTGAGCAAGCAATCCGCACGGTCCGCCTGCGCCTCGACCGATGTGGCCTCAGTGCCTTCGATCGCACTTTGGAAACAGATCGAACTGCCGCTATCGACAGTACAGTTCGGGCAAGCCTTGACCTGCTAGCTGCATTCGATGAGTCCGCAGGATTTCACGCGCAGCGCTATCACGAATTGGCAATATTTGCTGAGGATGTGAATATTCCAATAGCAACGATCGCCCGGCTCTGGCGCCGAACTGCGAACAGTGATGCGTTTGAAACCGATGCTGTCCTCGAACGCTTTTACGAGCTAGCATTGCTACAACTAAGGTTAGTGAATATTTCAACGATGACACTGATCAGGCAATTCGAATTTAAAGACGGCTATATCTGA
- a CDS encoding site-specific integrase, producing MSNEPGSVKSARALTSDQYVGLADVPPEIEWLANITNDKTRRSYKSDVAKFVAFTGLKNSAALRTVAHSHVNAWRKDMQTRSLGAVTIRRKLSALSLLFDYLCERNAVLGNPWTALSGPPRILRKVALQP from the coding sequence GTGTCGAACGAGCCGGGTAGTGTCAAGTCTGCACGTGCTCTGACATCGGATCAGTATGTCGGGCTCGCCGATGTTCCCCCGGAGATCGAATGGCTCGCTAACATCACCAATGACAAGACGCGACGCTCCTATAAAAGCGACGTCGCTAAGTTCGTAGCGTTCACGGGCCTGAAGAATTCTGCAGCGCTGCGTACCGTCGCGCACTCCCATGTCAACGCCTGGCGAAAGGACATGCAGACTCGCTCCCTCGGCGCGGTCACGATCCGCCGCAAGCTCTCAGCGCTGTCGTTACTCTTCGACTACCTGTGCGAACGCAATGCGGTCCTCGGTAATCCGTGGACGGCGTTAAGTGGCCCGCCACGAATATTAAGGAAGGTAGCACTCCAGCCCTAG
- a CDS encoding site-specific integrase: MILATLLYHGIGREELCLLRLRDMQSRQGVMHFSIKGKRAKIRFVPVHPMTSRLIGEYLEAGKHGGALSHESPDSPLIRPVANNRTDTLDKHLDPGSIYRNIVMKYAKATGISGEAIGICVH, encoded by the coding sequence GTGATACTCGCTACCCTGCTCTATCACGGCATCGGGCGCGAGGAGCTATGCCTGCTGCGGCTGCGTGACATGCAAAGTCGTCAAGGAGTGATGCATTTCAGTATTAAGGGCAAGCGCGCCAAAATCCGGTTTGTTCCCGTTCACCCGATGACCTCGCGGCTCATCGGAGAATATCTGGAAGCGGGGAAACACGGCGGGGCGCTGAGCCACGAAAGCCCGGACTCTCCCCTTATCCGGCCAGTTGCGAACAACCGCACCGACACGCTTGATAAGCACCTCGATCCCGGATCGATATATCGGAACATTGTGATGAAGTACGCGAAGGCGACCGGCATCAGCGGGGAAGCCATAGGTATCTGTGTGCATTAG
- a CDS encoding transposase, translating to MSKSRHTEAQIIAALKRVEAGRTAEDVAREYGVPSTRSTPGRPSTTASK from the coding sequence ATGAGCAAGAGCAGGCACACGGAGGCGCAGATCATCGCCGCGCTGAAGCGGGTGGAGGCTGGCCGCACGGCGGAGGACGTAGCCCGGGAGTATGGAGTCCCAAGCACACGATCTACGCCTGGTAGGCCAAGTACGACCGCCTCGAAGTGA